A region of Ornithodoros turicata isolate Travis unplaced genomic scaffold, ASM3712646v1 Chromosome93, whole genome shotgun sequence DNA encodes the following proteins:
- the LOC135374661 gene encoding uncharacterized protein LOC135374661 — protein sequence MYIRAVQKDIINAYNESSNRKSKPNLTPAEQRSLCDLQNRSDLVIKKADKGGAIVVMDKNNYVNEGLRQLLCASFYKLLDADPTEQITADVIRSLKALKARKMIDTTLYDYLLPKNPIAGRFYMLPKIHKPGNPGRPIVSCNGTAFENISSFVDHLLKDIPPQLPSYIKDTNHFLQILSKCEPPPSSLLVTLDVSSLYTNIPHEDGIAAAEKAFSKYSDTPYDPCILSTFLNLILKNNNFEFDGKHYLQVNGTAMGTKMAPNYANIFMGALEEEFLSKRVKEPTLYKRFLDDIFMVCPHSEDDLISFIGDFNQAHPAIKFTHSYSAFSINFLDVQVKLTNGVLSTNLFRKPTDS from the coding sequence ATGTACATACGTGCGGTTCAGAAGGATATCATTAACGCCTACAATGAATCATCCAACCGGAAATCGAAACCAAATCTAACGCCAGCTGAACAGCGCAGCCTTTGTGATCTTCAGAATCGTAGCGACTTAGTCATcaaaaaagctgataaaggcGGTGCAATCGTAGTAATGGACAAAAACAATTATGTTAACGAAGGTCTTCGACAACTATTGTGCGCATCATTTTACAAACTCCTCGACGCTGACCCTACGGAGCAAATTACAGCAGATGTTATCCGCAGTCTAAAAGCTCTAAAGGCAAGAAAAATGATAGATACCACCCTGTACGACTATCTACTCCCCAAAAACCCCATAGCGGGCaggttttacatgctccctaaaatccataaacctggaaatccagggcGCCCCATAGTTTCATGCAACGGAACAGCATTTGAGAACATCTCAAGCTTTGTAGACCACCTTCTCAAAGATATACCGCCGCaactaccatcctacattaaggataccaatcactttcttcaaATATTAAGTAAATGTGAACCCCCTCCTTCCAGTCTgctagtcacgctagacgtttcatCTCTGTAtaccaacatcccccacgaagatggcattgctgcagctgaaaaggccttttcaaaatattctgatacccCCTACGATCCTTGTATCCTATCCACATTTCTAAATCTTATTCTcaaaaataacaactttgaattcgacggtaagcactacttgcaagtcAATGGCACGGCgatgggtacaaaaatggcacctaactatgcaaatatttttatgggagctctagaggaggAATTTCTGTCCAAGCGCGTAAAGGagcccacgctttacaagcggttccttgacgacatcttcatggtgtgcccacactcagaagatgacctaatctCATTTATCGGCGATTTTAACCAAGCACATCCGGCaatcaagttcacccattcgTATTCTGCTTTCAGTATCAACTTCTTAGATGTCCAggtaaagttaaccaacggagtcttgtccacaaacctgttccgtaaacctacggactcttaA
- the LOC135374662 gene encoding uncharacterized protein LOC135374662 has product MSGIRYSIEEKTNMILALGATNMNFDAAAAFYSERFSSENAPSARTIRRVYKTLSESGSFTPPVKRRRPSQHEGTILAAVSQDPHESVRRISNETGVAATTVWRVLNRAKYHPYHLSLHQALHDDDFAKRIEFCNWVLNMQDAQGTFSENVLWTDEAHFSRDAQVNLHNAHYWSTENPHWIRAGKYQVKWSFNVWAGKFNGRMLGPVYYTENLTGQRYVQEILMKTVSDFLDELPLNERSRVWFQHDGAPPHSSSKATDFLRSHFGEKWIGRHGPVPWPPRSPDITPLDFFLWGRIKDSVYQCESRSPEELQEKITSFCRCLSRKELQSAAKSVLYRCQLCIDEDGKHFEHLL; this is encoded by the coding sequence ATGTCGGGGATTCGCTACTCCATTGAggagaagacaaacatgatATTGGCACTTGGTGCTACCAACATGAATTTcgacgctgctgctgcatttTACAGCGAACGATTTTCGAGCGAGAATGCGCCAAGCGCTAGAACAATCCGACGGGTCTACAAAACGCTCAGCGAAAGTGGTTCATTCACGCCACCCGTAAAGCGTCGCCGACCTAGCCAGCATGAAGGCACAATCCTTGCAGCTGTTTCGCAAGACCCGCATGAGAGTGTGCGACGTATTTCCAATGAAACTGGTGTGGCTGCAACAACAGTATGGAGAGTACTTAATCGCGCCAAATATCATCCGTACCACCTGAGTTTGCATCAGGCCCTGCACGACGATGATTTTGCGAAGCGCATCGAGTTCTGCAACTGGGTCCTGAATATGCAGGATGCACAGGGCACTTTCTCTGAAAATGTATTATGGACAGATGAAGCGCATTTTTCACGAGACGCGCAGGTAAACCTGCATAATGCCCACTATTGGAGTACCGAAAACCCTCACTGGATACGTGCAGGAAAATACCAAGTGAAGTGGTCCTTCAACGTTTGGGCAGGAAAATTCAATGGCCGCATGCTTGGACCTGTGTACTACACGGAGAACCTGACTGGACAACGATATGTACAGGAGATTCTCATGAAGACAGTTTCAGACTTTCTGGATGAGCTGCCTCTGAATGAACGCTCCAGAGTGTGGTTTCAGCATGACGGGGCTCCACCGCATTCGTCTTCCAAAGCAACAGACTTCCTGCGCAGTCACTTCGGCGAGAAATGGATCGGTCGCCATGGTCCCGTGCCCTGGCCCCCGCGGTCCCCTGACATCACTCCCCTGGACTTTTTTCTATGGGGCAGGATCAAAGACTCAGTGTATCAGTGCGAATCGAGGTCACCAGAAGAACTTCAAGAGAAGATCACCAGCTTCTGTCGATGCCTTTCGCGAAAGGAGCTTCAGAGTGCCGCGAAGAGTGTGCTATACCGCTGTCAGCTCTGCATCGACGAGGACGGGAAACATTTTGAACATCTGCTCTAA